The following proteins are co-located in the Frigidibacter mobilis genome:
- a CDS encoding M3 family metallopeptidase, translating to MTQDNPLLAPWTGAFDLPPFAAITDDDFAPAFEAGLAEARVRIAEIAGNPEPATFANTIAALELAETTLDRVAGVFYNLAGADSTEAREALQRDLAPKMSAFSSEVTMNRALFARIEDLWQRREGLGLNAEESRVLELYRRMFIRAGAQLQGEAADRMAAVKQRLAVLSTRFSQNVLADERGWSMPLAEADLEGLPDFVIASARAAAEERGQPGHVLTLNRSLIVPFLQFSPRRDLREIAFAAWGARGASGGDTDNRAVAAEILALREERAKLLGYASFAAYKLEPEMAKTPAAVRNLLMQVWAPARARAEADAAILEGMMHADGINGTLEPWDWRFYAEGRRRTEHDLDEAALKPFLSLDAMIGAQFDVANRLFGLEFRPLDTPLYHPDARAWEVTRNGRHMAVFIGDYFARGSKRSGAWCSAMRSQRKLGADVRPVVVNVCNFAKGDPALLSYDDARTLFHEFGHALHQMLSDVTYPLISGTSVARDFVELPSQLYEHWLEVPEVLEKHARHWQTGAPMPRDMLDRLLAAGTYGQGFATVEYVASALVDLAFHEGAAPADPMEMQARVLADLGLPHAIRMRHATPHFTHVFSGDGYSSGYYSYMWSEVMDADAFAAFQEAGDVFDPETAAKLERFILSAGGSQEAEALYTAFRGRLPGVEALLKGRGLLDAA from the coding sequence ATGACGCAAGATAACCCGCTGCTCGCCCCCTGGACCGGCGCGTTCGACCTGCCGCCCTTCGCCGCGATCACCGATGACGACTTCGCCCCCGCCTTCGAGGCCGGCTTGGCCGAGGCCCGCGTCCGCATCGCCGAGATCGCCGGCAACCCGGAGCCCGCCACCTTCGCCAATACCATCGCCGCGCTGGAGCTGGCCGAAACCACGCTCGACCGGGTGGCAGGCGTCTTCTACAATCTCGCCGGCGCCGACAGCACCGAGGCGCGTGAGGCGCTGCAGCGCGACCTTGCGCCGAAGATGTCGGCCTTCTCCTCCGAAGTCACCATGAACCGCGCGCTCTTCGCCCGGATCGAGGATCTGTGGCAGCGGCGGGAGGGGCTGGGGCTGAACGCAGAAGAGTCAAGGGTTCTGGAGCTTTACCGGCGGATGTTCATCCGGGCGGGGGCCCAGTTGCAGGGTGAGGCGGCCGACCGGATGGCGGCGGTGAAGCAGCGGCTTGCCGTGCTCTCCACCCGCTTCAGCCAGAACGTGCTGGCCGATGAGCGTGGCTGGTCGATGCCGCTGGCCGAGGCCGACCTCGAGGGCCTGCCCGATTTCGTGATCGCCAGCGCCAGGGCCGCGGCCGAGGAACGCGGTCAGCCCGGCCATGTGCTGACCCTGAACCGCTCGCTGATCGTGCCCTTCCTACAATTCTCGCCCCGCCGCGACCTGCGCGAGATCGCCTTCGCGGCCTGGGGCGCGCGGGGCGCCTCGGGCGGCGACACCGACAACCGCGCCGTGGCCGCCGAGATCCTGGCCTTGCGCGAGGAACGCGCCAAGCTGCTCGGCTATGCCAGCTTCGCCGCCTACAAGCTGGAGCCGGAAATGGCCAAGACCCCGGCCGCGGTGCGGAACCTGCTGATGCAGGTCTGGGCCCCGGCCCGCGCCAGGGCCGAGGCGGATGCGGCGATCCTGGAAGGGATGATGCACGCGGACGGCATCAACGGCACGCTGGAACCCTGGGACTGGCGCTTCTACGCCGAAGGCCGCCGCCGCACCGAGCATGACCTCGACGAGGCGGCGCTGAAGCCGTTCCTGTCGCTCGATGCAATGATCGGCGCGCAATTCGACGTGGCGAACCGGCTGTTCGGGCTGGAGTTCCGGCCGCTCGACACGCCCCTCTACCACCCCGACGCCCGCGCCTGGGAAGTCACGCGGAACGGCCGCCACATGGCGGTGTTCATCGGCGACTACTTCGCCCGCGGTTCCAAACGCTCTGGCGCCTGGTGCTCGGCCATGCGCAGCCAGCGCAAACTGGGGGCCGATGTGCGCCCGGTGGTGGTGAACGTGTGCAACTTCGCCAAGGGCGATCCGGCGCTGCTGAGCTATGACGATGCCCGCACCCTGTTCCACGAATTCGGCCACGCGCTGCACCAGATGCTGTCGGATGTGACCTATCCGCTGATCTCGGGCACCTCGGTTGCGCGCGACTTCGTGGAACTGCCCAGCCAGCTCTACGAACACTGGCTCGAAGTGCCCGAGGTGCTGGAGAAACACGCCCGCCACTGGCAGACCGGCGCGCCGATGCCGCGGGACATGCTGGACCGCCTGCTGGCCGCCGGTACCTATGGCCAGGGCTTTGCCACGGTGGAATATGTCGCCTCGGCGCTGGTGGACCTTGCCTTCCACGAAGGCGCGGCCCCCGCCGACCCGATGGAGATGCAGGCCCGCGTGCTGGCGGATCTGGGCCTGCCCCATGCCATCAGGATGCGCCACGCCACCCCGCATTTCACCCATGTCTTTTCGGGGGACGGTTATTCCTCGGGCTATTACAGCTACATGTGGTCCGAGGTGATGGATGCCGACGCCTTCGCCGCCTTCCAGGAGGCGGGCGACGTGTTCGACCCTGAAACTGCCGCGAAGCTGGAAAGGTTCATCCTGTCGGCGGGGGGCTCGCAGGAGGCCGAAGCGCTCTACACCGCCTTCCGCGGCCGCCTGCCCGGAGTGGAGGCACTGCTCAAGGGTCGGGGCCTGCTCGACGCCGCCTGA
- a CDS encoding 2-hydroxyacid dehydrogenase, giving the protein MSKQKLSVVVTRRLPEVVESRMKDLFDVELNATDTRMTRDELAAAMRRADVLVPTLSDQIDANMLAQAGEKLKLIANFGAGVDHIDVSSARQRGVLVSNTPGVSADDTADMAMALILGVIRRIPEGMAVMQTGRWQGWSPTAFLGGRVGGRRLGILGMGRIGLAVARRAKAFGMQIHYHNRKRLRPEVEAEVDATWWESLDQMLARMDVVSVNCPHTPSTFHLLNARRLKLMKPTAVVVNTSRGEVIDENALTRMLRAGEIAGAGLDVFEHGHEINPRLRELPNVVLVPHMGSATVEGRVEMGEKVIINIKTFADGHRPPDLVVPGLL; this is encoded by the coding sequence ATGTCGAAGCAAAAACTCAGCGTCGTGGTGACCCGGCGCCTGCCCGAAGTTGTGGAATCCCGGATGAAGGATCTGTTCGACGTCGAGTTGAACGCAACCGACACGAGGATGACGCGCGACGAGCTTGCCGCGGCGATGCGCCGCGCCGATGTGCTGGTGCCGACGCTCAGCGACCAGATCGACGCGAACATGCTGGCGCAGGCCGGCGAGAAGCTGAAACTGATCGCCAATTTCGGAGCGGGGGTGGACCACATTGATGTCTCCAGCGCCCGCCAGCGCGGGGTACTGGTGTCGAACACCCCCGGCGTCTCGGCCGACGATACCGCCGACATGGCGATGGCGCTGATCCTGGGCGTCATCCGGCGCATCCCCGAAGGCATGGCGGTGATGCAGACCGGCCGTTGGCAGGGCTGGTCGCCCACCGCGTTTCTGGGCGGGCGGGTCGGCGGGCGCCGGCTTGGCATCCTGGGTATGGGCCGGATCGGCCTTGCGGTGGCGCGGCGGGCAAAGGCCTTCGGGATGCAGATCCACTACCACAACCGCAAGCGCCTGCGCCCCGAGGTCGAGGCAGAGGTGGACGCGACCTGGTGGGAAAGCCTCGACCAGATGCTGGCGCGCATGGATGTGGTCTCGGTCAACTGCCCGCATACGCCCTCGACTTTCCACCTGCTGAACGCGCGGCGGCTGAAGCTGATGAAGCCCACGGCGGTGGTGGTCAACACCTCGCGCGGCGAGGTGATCGACGAGAACGCGCTGACGCGTATGCTGCGCGCGGGCGAGATCGCGGGCGCCGGGCTCGACGTGTTCGAGCACGGGCATGAGATCAACCCCCGCCTGCGCGAATTGCCCAACGTGGTGCTGGTGCCGCATATGGGCTCGGCCACGGTCGAGGGCAGGGTCGAGATGGGCGAGAAAGTCATCATCAATATCAAGACTTTCGCCGACGGTCACCGCCCGCCGGATCTGGTGGTGCCCGGGCTGTTGTGA
- a CDS encoding glycosyltransferase family 39 protein yields MLGGAFEPDEAELVLLAKGFHWAIGSQPPLYEWGQSLFFRLFGTNTFALVAHKNLWLFAAYVAMFAGLRRIVTPGAAAIGALSLIFLPNFAWEAQRSNSHTAAMATMVCATVWAFLRLDRGRMADWVVFGLVIGLGGLSKANYWLVPPALILAGLTLRDWRARLADPRLALALLLAAAICAPSYGQMLAQPQMTFSDTWEFAKGGALVPGPLWVTGLLRLGTQLAVALALPTIILGAVCVIRRRRPSTGPDEQLLLRAAAIAAVLAAVAVMLGNVGFVRGRWLMPVLLLATRR; encoded by the coding sequence GTGCTTGGCGGTGCATTCGAACCCGACGAGGCCGAACTTGTGCTTTTGGCCAAGGGGTTCCATTGGGCGATCGGATCGCAGCCGCCGCTTTACGAATGGGGCCAGTCGCTGTTCTTCCGGCTGTTCGGCACCAACACCTTCGCGCTTGTCGCACACAAGAACCTGTGGCTCTTTGCCGCCTATGTGGCGATGTTTGCGGGGCTGCGCCGCATCGTCACACCCGGTGCGGCAGCGATCGGTGCGTTGTCGCTGATCTTCCTGCCGAATTTCGCCTGGGAGGCGCAGCGCAGCAATTCGCATACTGCTGCAATGGCGACGATGGTCTGTGCAACCGTCTGGGCCTTCCTTCGGCTGGACCGGGGGCGGATGGCAGACTGGGTAGTCTTCGGGCTTGTCATCGGCCTGGGCGGGTTGTCGAAGGCCAACTACTGGCTGGTGCCGCCGGCGCTGATACTTGCAGGGTTGACACTGCGCGACTGGCGCGCACGGCTGGCCGACCCGCGGCTGGCCCTCGCACTGCTGCTCGCGGCGGCCATCTGCGCGCCGTCTTATGGACAGATGCTTGCGCAGCCGCAGATGACATTTTCCGACACATGGGAGTTTGCCAAGGGCGGAGCACTGGTGCCTGGGCCGCTATGGGTGACGGGGCTCTTGCGGCTCGGGACTCAGCTTGCGGTGGCGCTGGCCCTGCCCACGATTATCCTTGGCGCGGTTTGCGTCATCCGGCGCCGCCGTCCTTCCACCGGCCCTGACGAGCAGTTGCTGCTGCGCGCCGCGGCCATTGCCGCGGTACTGGCGGCGGTGGCGGTGATGCTGGGAAATGTCGGCTTCGTGCGGGGCCGCTGGCTGATGCCGGTGCTGTTGCTGGCCACCCGGCGATGA
- a CDS encoding cation diffusion facilitator family transporter, translating into MTAKNPMLRLNLSAGLASVTVATVLVLAKLWALSATGALSVAASLADSAMDLMVSVAGLAAMIYAARPPDEDHAFGHSSAEDLVALGQSVFIAVSGIVIGWAAAARLLSDAPAPLGAQAEGIAVMAFSVVLTLGLVVWQRRVARRTRNRVVAADSLHYLGDLLPNIGAILALWASARFGLGQIDSVVALAAGAGMVLGATRIGKGAWDALMDRAADPELVAGIVELTRAWPEVRGFHDLKTRTAGSRVFVHLHIELDGDLTLREAHDIGAGLRRTILLAYPQCDVIIHKDVARG; encoded by the coding sequence ATGACAGCCAAGAACCCCATGCTGCGGCTGAACCTATCCGCGGGCCTTGCCTCTGTCACCGTGGCGACGGTGCTGGTGCTGGCAAAGCTCTGGGCGCTGTCGGCGACCGGGGCACTGTCGGTCGCGGCCTCGCTGGCCGACAGCGCAATGGACCTGATGGTATCGGTCGCGGGGCTGGCGGCGATGATCTACGCCGCGCGCCCGCCCGATGAGGACCATGCCTTCGGCCACTCCTCCGCCGAGGATCTGGTGGCACTGGGGCAGTCGGTCTTCATTGCGGTATCGGGCATCGTCATCGGCTGGGCCGCGGCGGCGCGGCTGCTGTCGGACGCCCCGGCCCCGCTGGGGGCGCAGGCCGAGGGCATCGCGGTGATGGCCTTCTCTGTGGTGCTGACGCTGGGGCTGGTGGTCTGGCAACGCCGGGTGGCCCGGCGTACCCGCAACCGGGTGGTGGCCGCGGATTCGCTGCATTACCTCGGCGATCTCCTGCCCAATATCGGCGCGATCCTGGCGCTGTGGGCCTCGGCCAGGTTCGGGCTGGGGCAGATCGACTCCGTGGTGGCGCTGGCGGCGGGCGCCGGCATGGTTCTGGGCGCCACCCGTATCGGCAAGGGCGCCTGGGACGCGCTGATGGACCGCGCCGCAGATCCCGAACTGGTGGCCGGCATTGTCGAACTCACCCGCGCCTGGCCCGAGGTGCGCGGGTTCCATGACCTGAAGACCCGCACCGCCGGCAGCCGGGTCTTCGTGCACCTGCATATCGAGCTCGATGGCGACCTGACCCTGCGCGAGGCCCATGACATCGGCGCCGGGCTGCGGCGCACGATCCTGCTGGCCTATCCGCAATGCGACGTCATCATCCACAAGGATGTGGCGCGGGGGTAA
- a CDS encoding amino acid ABC transporter permease encodes MLTPRDPAKEFPWWLALVLAAGLWLFWQAFADPAQRQVLQLLWRGIGVTLMVTAVAYLSACVLGLLLALAVLARNRILRQAARLYIEVVRGIPILVLLLYMAFVVVPAAVAGWNWLAAHLGLPPLMTRDVPLLWRAVLALTVAYSAFLAEIFRAGLQSVSPGQIEAAESLGLTRWMRFRMVVFPQAFRVILPPLGNDLVAMVKDSSLVSVLGVADVTQLGKLAAASNFRYFETYNMVALVYLTMTLTLSLLLRRLEARLRKRG; translated from the coding sequence ATGCTGACCCCCCGCGATCCCGCCAAGGAATTTCCCTGGTGGCTGGCCCTCGTGCTGGCTGCCGGTCTGTGGCTGTTCTGGCAGGCCTTTGCCGATCCGGCGCAGCGGCAGGTGTTGCAGCTCTTGTGGCGGGGGATCGGCGTCACGCTGATGGTGACGGCCGTCGCCTATCTGTCGGCCTGCGTGCTTGGCCTGCTGCTGGCGCTGGCGGTGCTGGCGCGGAACCGGATCCTGCGACAGGCGGCGCGGCTCTATATCGAGGTGGTGCGCGGCATCCCGATCCTGGTGCTGCTGCTCTACATGGCCTTCGTGGTGGTGCCGGCGGCCGTAGCGGGGTGGAACTGGCTGGCCGCCCACCTGGGTCTGCCGCCGCTCATGACCCGCGACGTGCCGCTGCTGTGGCGGGCGGTGCTGGCGCTGACCGTCGCCTATTCCGCCTTCCTGGCCGAGATCTTCCGCGCCGGGCTGCAATCGGTCAGCCCCGGCCAGATCGAGGCGGCCGAGAGCCTGGGCCTGACCCGCTGGATGCGCTTTCGCATGGTGGTGTTCCCGCAGGCCTTCCGGGTGATCCTGCCGCCGCTTGGCAATGACCTGGTGGCGATGGTCAAGGATTCCTCGCTGGTCTCGGTGCTTGGCGTCGCGGATGTGACCCAGCTTGGCAAGCTCGCCGCCGCCAGCAACTTCCGCTATTTCGAGACCTACAACATGGTGGCGCTGGTCTACCTGACCATGACGCTGACCCTGTCCCTGCTGCTGCGTCGGCTGGAAGCGCGCCTGCGCAAGCGCGGGTGA
- a CDS encoding transporter substrate-binding domain-containing protein yields the protein MRRLAALAALMLAPTAALADLPDLAGREVVVVTENAYPPLQFLDSSGKAIGWEYDAMDEIAKRLNMTVRYENSSWDAMIPAISEAQYDIGMTGITIRDDRKEMVDFSDPYMRSEMVMMVRGDETRFSDAPGFAADPALLMAAQPGTTPFYVGVYEVLDGDEANPRIKLFETFGAGVAALRSGDVDLVLTDGTSGNGYVAASEGALKLVGTPLGTEDFGFIFPTGSDLVAPVNAAIADMAADGTLEALNTRWFLDFKMGE from the coding sequence ATGCGCCGCCTTGCCGCCCTCGCCGCCCTGATGCTCGCCCCCACCGCCGCCTTGGCCGACCTGCCCGATCTGGCGGGGCGCGAGGTGGTCGTCGTCACCGAAAACGCCTATCCGCCGCTGCAATTTCTCGACAGCTCGGGCAAGGCCATCGGCTGGGAATATGACGCGATGGACGAGATCGCCAAGCGGCTGAACATGACGGTGCGCTACGAGAATTCCAGCTGGGACGCGATGATCCCGGCCATTTCCGAGGCGCAGTATGATATCGGCATGACCGGCATCACCATCCGCGACGACCGCAAGGAGATGGTGGATTTCTCCGACCCCTACATGCGCTCCGAGATGGTGATGATGGTGCGTGGGGATGAAACCCGCTTCTCCGATGCGCCCGGCTTTGCTGCCGATCCGGCGCTGCTGATGGCCGCGCAGCCCGGCACCACGCCCTTCTACGTGGGCGTCTATGAGGTGCTGGACGGGGATGAGGCGAACCCGCGGATCAAGCTGTTTGAAACCTTTGGCGCCGGGGTCGCCGCGCTGCGCTCCGGCGATGTCGATCTGGTGCTGACCGATGGCACCTCGGGCAACGGATATGTCGCCGCGTCCGAGGGCGCGCTGAAGCTGGTGGGCACGCCGCTCGGGACCGAGGATTTCGGCTTCATCTTCCCCACGGGCTCGGACCTCGTGGCGCCGGTCAATGCGGCGATTGCCGATATGGCCGCCGATGGCACGCTGGAGGCGCTGAACACCCGCTGGTTCCTCGACTTCAAGATGGGCGAGTGA
- a CDS encoding SH3 domain-containing protein: MTMRAGQGFLAMTAVLAALMAPAGAVWAQDGSAALQEAGLEPETITDAEAEALAAGTAPQQGTPEGRGPVTNLPLPRFVSLKASEGNARRGPSLSHRIDWVFRHRDMPLKVTAEFGHWRRVEDRDGAGGWVHYSLISGVRTVVINAESADLRARDSAGAPVLARAMAGVIARLEQCGPDWCKINAGGQRGWVEKSALWGVDPNELVE; encoded by the coding sequence ATGACGATGCGGGCTGGACAGGGTTTCCTGGCAATGACGGCAGTTCTGGCGGCCCTGATGGCGCCAGCGGGTGCGGTTTGGGCGCAAGACGGCTCTGCCGCGCTGCAAGAGGCGGGACTCGAACCCGAAACCATTACCGATGCCGAGGCCGAGGCCCTTGCGGCAGGAACCGCCCCGCAGCAGGGCACGCCCGAGGGCCGCGGGCCGGTCACCAACCTGCCGTTGCCACGCTTCGTGTCGCTGAAAGCGTCAGAGGGCAATGCCCGCCGTGGCCCCTCGCTATCGCACCGGATCGACTGGGTGTTCCGCCACCGCGACATGCCGCTGAAGGTCACCGCGGAATTCGGGCATTGGCGCCGGGTCGAGGACCGGGACGGCGCCGGGGGCTGGGTGCATTACTCGCTGATCTCGGGCGTGCGGACCGTGGTCATCAACGCAGAGTCGGCGGATCTGCGCGCACGCGACTCGGCCGGTGCGCCGGTGCTGGCACGGGCAATGGCCGGGGTGATCGCCAGGTTGGAGCAATGCGGGCCCGATTGGTGCAAGATCAATGCCGGCGGCCAGCGCGGCTGGGTGGAAAAATCTGCACTTTGGGGTGTGGACCCGAACGAACTGGTCGAATAG